The Staphylococcus haemolyticus region AAGGTCATCTTCTTCTATAACCTTATCTCCATATAATAAAATATCGACATCTAATGTTCTTGGACCCCAACGAATGTCTCTAACTCGGTGTAATCGTTGTTCGGTTTCTAAGCAATATTTAAGAAGTTCTTTAGGCTCCAATTCTGTATCAATTTCTAAACACAAATTTAAAAAATTAGGCTGCTCGGTATACCCTACTGGTGCAGTTTCATATATTGGAGAGATTTTAGTCACAGTAATGCCTTCAATACTGTCAATTATTTTAATAGCTTCTTGTAATTGCTGTTCCCTATCACCAATAT contains the following coding sequences:
- the folK gene encoding 2-amino-4-hydroxy-6-hydroxymethyldihydropteridine diphosphokinase, which translates into the protein MVQAYLGLGSNIGDREQQLQEAIKIIDSIEGITVTKISPIYETAPVGYTEQPNFLNLCLEIDTELEPKELLKYCLETEQRLHRVRDIRWGPRTLDVDILLYGDKVIEEDDLEVPHPRMSERAFVLIPLNDIAPTQIEPRSKTRISDLVIPDDTVKKYKG